From the bacterium genome, the window CCCAGATTGATCTCCTGGGCCTTCTCGCTCAAGACCTGGGCGCTGACGATCACGCTCTTGACCTTGGAGAGGCCACCCTCGGTGACATCCGGGTAGGACTCAAAAACGTGCTGGCTGATGACCAACCCAAGGACCGAATCCCCGAGGAACTCCAGCTTCTCGTTATTGTGTCCCGGCGCCATTTTCCGTTCATGGGTGTAGGACTTGTGGGTCAGGGCCTCGTTCAGGAACTGGCCATCCCCCAAGGGGATCCCAAGACGCTTCGAGAACGACTTCAAGACCGTTAATCGGTCCTTGTCGATCTCGATCCCGGGAGCGGGAACCTTCTTGTTCTTTTTACGGATTAAATTTGCGAACAATGAGGGAGACATTATGACCGCCGAACCCCAAAGAGTTGGAAAGACAGGCATCCACCGACGCCGTCCGCTTCTGGTTCGGGATATAGTCGAGGTCGCAGTCCGGATCGGCCTCTTCCTGGTTGATGGTCGGCGGTAATATGCCTTTGAGCAGGGACATGACGCAGGCCACGAATTCGATACCGCCTGCGGCGCCGAGCAGATGACCCGTCGTCGACTTCGTCGAGGAAATGGCGACCTTCCGTGCATGATCGCCAAAGACGGTCTTGATGGCCATGGTCTCGAACTTGTCGTTATAGGGTGTGGAAGTACCATGGGCATTCAGGTAGCCAATGGCCTCCGGACCCATCTTGGCATCCTTCAGGGCCAGGGCCATGGCCCGGGCCGCCCCTTCGCCGTTCTCGGCCGGAGTGGTCATGTGATAGGCATCCGAAGTCATGCCATAACCGGCGGCTTCGGCGTAGATCCGCGCTCCGCGGGCTTGGGCGTGTTCGAGGGATTCAAGGACCACGATCCCAGCGCCTTCGCCCATCACAAAGCCACATCGTTTTTTATCGAACGGTCGGCTTCCTTGGGTGGGATGTTCGTTAAAGTCCATGCAAAGAGCGTGCATGTTGCTGAAACCCGCATAGCCCAGTTCGGTGATACAGGCTTCCGTACCACCGGCGACGACCACGTCGGCCTCGCCTTTCTGGATCCAACGCATGGCTTCTCCTATGGCATGGGCCCCCGAGGCGCAGGCCGAGACCGTGGAGGTGTTCGGTCCTTGGGCTTGCAAGTAAATGGAGGTCATGCCGGAAGCCATATTGATGATCATCATGGGGATAAGGAAGGGCGACACGCGGTCCGGTCCCTTTTCGATGAGTCGGGCATGTTGCTCGACCAGCACCGGGAGCCCCCCGATACCGGAACCGATCAGGACCCCGACCCGGGTCTTGTCCTCCTTGGTCATGTCCAATCCGGCATCCTTGACGGCCTGAAGACTGGCCGCCACGGCGAACTGAACGAACAGGTCCATCTTCTTCACGTCCTTCTTCTCGATCCCGAAGGCGACCGGTTCGAAACCTTTGACCTCGCCCCCGATCTTGCTGGGGACACGGGCCGGGTCGAAGCGGGTCACGATTCCGATGCCGCTCTTGCCATCGCAGATGTTCGTGAAGAAATCCGTCGGATTGTTGCCGTTGGGAGTGATGGCCCCCATACCGGTGATGACCACTCGTTTCAAAGAGGAGCTCCTGGATTCGAAGGGATTATTCGGAAGCCTTGCCCTTGATGTAATTGATGGCGTCGCCCACGCTCTTGATCTTTTCGGCGTCCTCGTCGGGGATCTCGAGGTCGAATTCCTCCTCAAAGGCCATGACCAGTTCGACCGTGTCGAGGGAATCGGCCCCTAGGTCGTCGATGAAGGAAGCCTCGGGTTTGACCTGATCGGGTTCCACACCCAATTGGTCCACGATGATCTCTTTCACCTTGTCTTCAATAGCCATCTTTTCCACCTCCGGAAAAATTGTTCTTCATCATAAGCAAAACGAAAGCCTTTTCAACAACCACAGAAAGCGCACCCTTATATCACCATTCCCCCATCCACGCAAAGGACTTGTCCCGTGATATATCGGGCCCCTTCCGAAGCGAGGAACGTGACCGCGCTGGCGATATCGGATGTTTCACCCAAAAAACCCAGGGGGATCTGCTGGGTCAGCTCCTCCTTGACCTTGTCCCCCAAAGCTTGGGTCATGTCCGTCTGGATGAACCCGGGCGCAACGGCGTTGCAGGTGATCGAACGGCTTGCGAACTCCCGGGCGGTCGTCTTGGTCAGGCCGATGATCCCAGCCTTGCTAGCGGCATAGTTGGCTTGGCCGCCGTTCCCTCGCACTCCCACGATGGAGGTGATGTTGATGATGCGGCCCTGACGGGCCTTCATCATCGGCTTCACGAAGACCTTCGTCATAAGAAAGGTACTTTTCAAGTTAGTATCGAGGACATCGTCCCATTCCTGTTCGCTCATGCGGAGCAACAGATTGTCCCGGGTGATCCCGGCGTTGTTCACCAGGATGTCGACCTTCCCGAACTTATCCAGTATCGCCTTTGCGAATGCCTCGACATCGGAACCCTTGGAGACATCGACTTTGATCCCTAAGGCTTCCCGTCCCAAAGCTTGGATCTCCGAAACGGCCGCCTGGATCGTTGTCTCATTGGTCCCACAAAGAGCCACCGAAGCCCCTTCCTGGGCCAACCGCAAGGCAATCGCCTTGCCGAGGCCCCGGTTCCCACCCGTCACCACTGCGACCTTTTCTTTCAAGCTCATTTCGCCTCGCTCACCGTTTGGAT encodes:
- the fabG gene encoding 3-oxoacyl-ACP reductase FabG translates to MSLKEKVAVVTGGNRGLGKAIALRLAQEGASVALCGTNETTIQAAVSEIQALGREALGIKVDVSKGSDVEAFAKAILDKFGKVDILVNNAGITRDNLLLRMSEQEWDDVLDTNLKSTFLMTKVFVKPMMKARQGRIINITSIVGVRGNGGQANYAASKAGIIGLTKTTAREFASRSITCNAVAPGFIQTDMTQALGDKVKEELTQQIPLGFLGETSDIASAVTFLASEGARYITGQVLCVDGGMVI
- the fabF gene encoding beta-ketoacyl-ACP synthase II gives rise to the protein MVITGMGAITPNGNNPTDFFTNICDGKSGIGIVTRFDPARVPSKIGGEVKGFEPVAFGIEKKDVKKMDLFVQFAVAASLQAVKDAGLDMTKEDKTRVGVLIGSGIGGLPVLVEQHARLIEKGPDRVSPFLIPMMIINMASGMTSIYLQAQGPNTSTVSACASGAHAIGEAMRWIQKGEADVVVAGGTEACITELGYAGFSNMHALCMDFNEHPTQGSRPFDKKRCGFVMGEGAGIVVLESLEHAQARGARIYAEAAGYGMTSDAYHMTTPAENGEGAARAMALALKDAKMGPEAIGYLNAHGTSTPYNDKFETMAIKTVFGDHARKVAISSTKSTTGHLLGAAGGIEFVACVMSLLKGILPPTINQEEADPDCDLDYIPNQKRTASVDACLSNSLGFGGHNVSLIVRKFNP
- a CDS encoding acyl carrier protein is translated as MAIEDKVKEIIVDQLGVEPDQVKPEASFIDDLGADSLDTVELVMAFEEEFDLEIPDEDAEKIKSVGDAINYIKGKASE